A single window of Rubripirellula lacrimiformis DNA harbors:
- a CDS encoding pyridoxal phosphate-dependent aminotransferase, with the protein MHPWIADRTNAFDSSGIRKVFDLAAKLKDPINLSIGQPDFDVPDEIKSATIEAIQSGKNAYSPTQGIGPLREAIASEVKELYSHADRDVFVSSGTSGGLMLAMLAMINPGDEVIYLDPYFVMYPALVKMCGGVPVPVDSYPDFRLDPAKIEAAITSKTKMILVNSPANPTGVTATEDELKAVAKIAADRNIALVSDEIYSRFFYDGKFSSPAAFNEQTIVIDGFSKSHAMTGWRVGYVHGPSAIINTMLKIQQYSFVCSPQPAQWGALRAMEVNLDGHIADYARKRDLIVDGLSDKFEIAKPGGAFYVFPKSPIASGAKFVEKAIEKGLLIIPGNIFSHRDTHFRISFAAPDETLHRGIELLRKMV; encoded by the coding sequence ATGCATCCTTGGATTGCCGACCGGACCAACGCGTTTGACAGCAGCGGAATTCGCAAAGTCTTTGACCTCGCCGCCAAACTTAAAGATCCCATCAACCTATCCATTGGGCAGCCCGATTTTGACGTCCCCGACGAAATCAAGTCGGCGACCATCGAAGCGATCCAGTCCGGCAAAAACGCTTACTCGCCAACGCAGGGAATCGGCCCGCTGCGGGAAGCCATCGCCAGCGAAGTCAAAGAACTGTACTCACACGCCGATCGCGACGTTTTTGTCAGCAGCGGAACCAGCGGCGGTTTGATGCTGGCGATGCTAGCGATGATCAATCCGGGCGACGAAGTGATCTACCTGGATCCCTACTTTGTGATGTATCCGGCCCTGGTGAAGATGTGTGGCGGTGTACCGGTGCCGGTCGATTCGTATCCCGATTTCCGGCTAGACCCTGCCAAGATCGAGGCCGCGATCACATCAAAGACCAAAATGATCCTGGTCAACAGCCCCGCCAATCCGACCGGTGTCACGGCCACCGAAGACGAACTGAAAGCGGTCGCCAAGATCGCGGCTGATCGAAACATCGCGCTGGTATCAGACGAAATCTACAGCCGCTTCTTCTACGACGGCAAATTCTCGTCGCCCGCAGCCTTCAATGAACAAACGATCGTCATTGACGGATTCAGCAAGAGTCACGCGATGACCGGTTGGCGAGTCGGATACGTTCACGGACCATCGGCCATCATCAACACTATGCTGAAAATCCAACAGTATTCGTTTGTCTGTTCGCCTCAACCGGCCCAGTGGGGTGCTCTTCGTGCGATGGAGGTCAATCTGGACGGACACATCGCAGACTACGCACGCAAACGCGACCTGATCGTCGATGGGCTTTCGGATAAGTTCGAAATCGCAAAACCGGGTGGTGCGTTTTATGTGTTTCCCAAGTCGCCGATCGCCAGCGGTGCGAAGTTCGTCGAGAAAGCGATCGAGAAGGGTCTGCTGATCATCCCAGGCAATATTTTCAGCCATCGTGACACACACTTTCGCATCAGTTTCGCTGCTCCCGACGAGACGCTGCATCGGGGAATCGAATTGCTGCGAAAAATGGTCTAG
- a CDS encoding DUF4416 family protein gives MSSIRLIEPVVRICAVITRHPVAHRWAIEKISAAWGAVQKTSQPVPFIAGGFYDDTMGVGLQKTLIAFGDYQDPGGLADWKIQTNDWESEYAGLGGHDEPRPINLDVGYLSQAKLVLATIKDRDHRIYLRRGIFAEVTLNYVGKNWQHHRWSYPSYRTDEVADFAGRCRTDLRAYLEQTGQIRRVVK, from the coding sequence GTGTCATCGATTCGTTTGATCGAACCCGTCGTTCGTATTTGTGCCGTGATCACGCGGCACCCGGTGGCGCACCGGTGGGCGATCGAAAAAATCAGTGCCGCCTGGGGGGCAGTCCAAAAGACATCGCAGCCGGTGCCGTTCATCGCGGGCGGTTTTTACGATGACACGATGGGCGTCGGATTGCAAAAGACGTTGATCGCCTTTGGCGACTATCAAGATCCCGGCGGGCTGGCCGATTGGAAGATTCAAACCAACGATTGGGAATCTGAATACGCCGGGCTAGGTGGTCATGACGAGCCACGGCCCATCAATTTAGACGTCGGCTATCTAAGCCAGGCCAAACTAGTCTTGGCGACGATCAAAGATCGCGATCATCGGATCTACTTGCGACGCGGGATTTTTGCCGAAGTGACGCTGAATTACGTCGGCAAGAACTGGCAACACCATCGTTGGTCGTACCCCAGCTATCGCACCGACGAAGTTGCCGATTTTGCTGGTCGTTGCCGCACCGACCTACGTGCCTATTTGGAACAAACCGGTCAGATCCGGCGTGTTGTGAAATAG